A stretch of the Cydia strobilella chromosome 23, ilCydStro3.1, whole genome shotgun sequence genome encodes the following:
- the LOC134751736 gene encoding pro-resilin-like, which translates to MKAFVPLICLLSLAAAEAPLGDGYAAARSGHDHSHGSHSHGSNLGRSLSTEYGPPGASSRSLSQEYGAPSARGLSQEYGAPSARGLSQEYGAPSARGLSQEYGAPSARGLSQEYGAPSARGLSQEYGAPSARGISQEYGAPSARGLSQEYGAPSARGLSQEYGAPSARRLSQEYGVPSARSPSEEYGAPSARGLSSTYGAPSQDFSRGLSQEYGAPGLRNAPSGSYGAPAFRNTPSDSYGVPLSSVLQDFRSAPSEAYGAPSARSFGSPSQKYGAPARNSFRSNSLSQEYGAPSTRSYSGKNSFKSAKGRSGFSTSSSTYGAASGRSSDSYSQGHKAGSSFASARLSDTYGAPAAGSLLDTYGAPAARSLSDTYGAPAARSLSDTYGAPNSRAAGLKTGALASSFASARSSPSSKYGAPSAFDAMPSEQYGVPEQYDSLSSQGYGYARGALDELLNQEPANYDFAYKVNDLESGSDFGHSETRQENRAEGSYFVVLPDGTKQVVEYEADERGFKPRISVEPASGGYDDNANNISRSGDGPY; encoded by the exons ATGAAG GCGTTCGTTcctttaatttgtttattgtcgCTAGCGGCCGCCGAAGCTCCTCTCGG CGACGGTTACGCCGCGGCTCGATCCGGACATGACCACAGCCATGGTTCCCACTCCCACGGTTCCAATCTCGGCCGTTCTCTCTCCACCGAATACGGCCCCCCTGGGGCCTCTAGTCGGTCCCTATCTCAGGAATACGGGGCACCAAGCGCTAGAGGTCTCAGCCAAGAATACGGGGCACCTAGTGCTCGAGGTCTGTCACAGGAATATGGAGCGCCAAGTGCTAGGGGACTCTCTCAAGAGTACGGAGCTCCAAGCGCCAGGGGACTATCGCAAGAATACGGAGCTCCAAGCGCCAGGGGACTATCGCAAGAATACGGAGCTCCAAGCGCCAGGGGAATTTCGCAGGAATATGGTGCCCCTAGTGCCAGAGGACTCTCTCAAGAATATGGAGCTCCAAGCGCCAGAGGACTCTCCCAAGAGTACGGTGCCCCCAGCGCTAGAAGACTGTCTCAGGAGTATGGAGTTCCCAGTGCCCGAAGCCCTTCTGAAGAATATGGTGCCCCGAGCGCTCGCGGCTTGTCTTCTACCTACGGCGCTCCTTCCCAAGATTTCTCCCGTGGACTTTCTCAGGAATACGGAGCTCCTGGACTAAGAAACGCACCTTCAGGCTCTTACGGCGCACCTGCCTTCAGAAATACCCCGTCAGATTCTTACGGAGTTCCCCTGTCTTCTGTTCTTCAAGATTTCCGATCAGCTCCTTCTGAGGCATATGGTGCTCCGTCAGCTAGAAGCTTTGGGTCTCCTTCTCAGAAATATGGCGCTCCTGCTCGTAACTCTTTCCGTTCGAACTCTCTATCTCAAGAATATGGTGCCCCTTCCACTCGATCTTACTCTggcaaaaactctttcaaatccGCTAAAGGCCGCTCTGGCTTCTCTACCTCCTCGTCTACATACGGTGCTGCTAGTGGAAGGTCTTCCGACTCCTATTCCCAAGGCCATAAGGCTGGTTCTTCGTTCGCAAGCGCCCGCTTGTCGGATACCTATGGAGCGCCCGCTGCAGGGAGTCTCTTGGATACCTATGGAGCGCCCGCTGCAAGGAGTCTCTCGGACACCTATGGAGCGCCCGCTGCAAGGAGTCTGTCCGATACGTATGGAGCACCGAACAGCAGAGCTGCCGGGTTAAAGACCGGCGCTTTAGCATCCTCTTTCGCTTCTGCCAG GTCATCCCCCTCCTCCAAATACGGCGCCCCCTCCGCCTTCGACGCCATGCCTTCTGAACAATACGGGGTTCCTGAACAGTACGACTCTCTCTCCAGCCAGGGCTACGGGTATGCCAGGGGCGCTCTTGATGAGCTGCTGAACCAg GAGCCAGCGAACTACGACTTTGCTTACAAAGTGAACGATCTCGAATCTGGCAGCGACTTCGGACATTCGGAAACAAGGCAAGAGAACCGCGCTGAAGGCAGCTACTTCGTGGTCTTACCTGATGGCACCAAACAG GTGGTAGAATACGAAGCCGACGAGCGTGGTTTCAAGCCCCGCATCTCCGTGGAGCCAGCATCTGGCGGATACGACGACAACGCTAACAACATCAGCCGCTCCGGCGATGGACCTTATTAA
- the LOC134751816 gene encoding spherulin-2A-like, producing the protein MEIKMVLLCVILKTVCAKISIDIRTDSGINNVSISYDGSDSQVVNALDIDRFNLRSQSFKEAVKTHFGEKPSNIYFKSPTPWGDLYKTYNWEQVTRVIAVKFARVRDVTVKPVVVLSHDFENSSNKTIKVNTGISQTIEHTVSTSWSKNQEVSISQEVQYDLNVLVAKLSGTTGLTYTSTLGKSEDKSESVTVGATSAVETELAPGQAVTAVLSAKRSHFEIEVVYKTTLRGKLAVNFKRRHNGHHFWGPSITKVFKSGGLKNEITETEHIKVGFYSEASLKVFDKTTGLPV; encoded by the coding sequence atggaaataaaaatggttttattatgtgttattttaaaaacagtgTGTGCAAAAATATCTATAGATATAAGAACTGATTCAGGTATAAATAATGTGTCGATTTCATATGATGGATCGGACTCTCAAGTGGTGAATGCTCTCGACATTGACCGTTTTAATCTGAGAAGTCAAAGCTTCAAAGAAGCTGTCAAAACTCATTTTGGCGAGAAACCAAGCAATATCTATTTTAAATCGCCTACACCGTGGGGTGACCTGTATAAAACGTATAATTGGGAGCAAGTTACAAGAGTAATAGCAGTGAAATTTGCAAGGGTACGTGACGTTACAGTGAAGCCAGTCGTAGTATTGTCACATGATTTCGAAAATTCGTCAAACAAAACCATCAAAGTTAACACTGGTATAAGTCAGACGATTGAACACACAGTATCAACGAGTTGGTCTAAAAATCAAGAAGTTTCCATTTCACAAGAGGTTCAATACGATTTGAATGTTTTGGTTGCAAAATTATCCGGTACTACAGGACTGACGTACACCTCTACTCTAGGGAAGAGCGAAGACAAATCTGAATCGGTAACCGTCGGAGCTACTAGTGCTGTCGAAACGGAATTGGCACCGGGACAGGCCGTGACAGCTGTTCTTTCAGCCAAACGTAGCCATTTTGAAATTGAGGTGGTATACAAAACCACATTGCGAGGAAAATTAGCTGTAAATTTCAAACGTAGGCACAATGGACACCATTTTTGGGGACCTTCGATTACGAAAGTTTTTAAAAGCGGAGGATTGAAAAATGAGATAACGGAGACAGAGCACATAAAAGTTGGGTTTTATTCTGAGGCTTCATTGAAAGTTTTTGATAAAACTACAGGGTTACCGGTGTAA
- the LOC134751703 gene encoding pro-resilin-like: MKSIIATTVLVAITLAEPPPSNSYLPPPAAGRSGGYPSGGPQGSGVIAARSGLDHGHDHGLQAGHGSHGHAAQGNGFARSGLGGLGGVGGIGHGSHGHGKAQARFGQEQQGYDHNAAAFGRNALEESGEPANYNFGYMVNDFEEGTDFGHHEERQDERAEGEYHVVLPDGRKQTVSYEADERGFKPHISYEDTDASARSGGYDSNANNARSGHDSFGKGNHGNARSNGY, from the exons ATGAAG tctATTATTGCAACAACCGTTCTGGTGGCCATTACCTTAGCTGAACCACCTCCGTCTAATAG CTACCTCCCTCCCCCCGCCGCTGGCCGCAGCGGTGGCTACCCTAGTGGTGGTCCTCAGGGCTCCGGCGTCATCGCAGCCAGGAGTGGCCTGGACCATGGGCACGACCATGGGCTCCAGGCCGGCCACGGGAGCCATGGGCATGCGGCGCAGGGCAATGGATTTGCTAG GAGTGGACTCGGTGGTCTCGGTGGTGTCGGTGGTATCGGCCACGGCTCCCACGGCCACGGAAAGGCTCAGGCCAGATTCGGCCAGGAACAACAAGGGTACGACCATAATGCTGCCGCTTTTGGAAGGAACGCTCTTGAGGAGAGCGGG GAGCCGGCCAACTACAACTTCGGGTATATGGTGAATGATTTCGAGGAGGGCACGGATTTCGGTCACCACGAGGAGAGGCAAGACGAGAGGGCCGAGGGGGAGTACCATGTTGTACTGCCTGATGGCAGGAAACAG ACTGTAAGCTACGAAGCCGATGAGCGTGGCTTCAAACCCCACATTTCCTACGAAGATACCGACGCGTCCGCTCGCTCCGGAGGCTACGACTCGAATGCCAACAACGCGCGCAGCGGCCATGACAGTTTCGGCAAAGGCAACCATGGCAACGCCCGCTCTAACGGCTACTGA
- the LOC134751702 gene encoding probable serine/threonine-protein kinase kinX, which translates to MKVLALVIFAVASVSSSGSGPYLPSGWRPQGPAFYLPSEVQKSSENPLQDVILNESEASSSDALREYGPPKVVEVSQDLTSQALPETETEQAFVAIEAKFAEEVNGEVKEAGEVTAVEEAKEATEAAVDAVEVTAEEKAIEEAVTEINEEKTTETVQNIPQGRAIDVQAIEETVEIQEATTEKVEAATAQVTEVKTIEVDSNVESSQVEQVSQVQEVQEVSPAEVRTVEGVQNVVEALTNLEKEIKAQQVQTNDEAVDVKSVQVLGSVEQATEGFLEYGPPGFREYGPPQAEDLVRTEGLVQEQTEEEQKIESNETRRRRFSPKLRFRINGN; encoded by the exons ATGAAG GTCCTTGCTCTAGTAATCTTCGCGGTGGCATCCGTATCCAGCTCAGGGTCTGGACCTTACCTCCCGAGCGGCTGGAGACCTCAGGGTCCTGCCTTTTACTTGCCTTCAGAGGTTCAG AAATCATCAGAAAATCCTCTACAAGACGTGATCCTCAATGAATCCGAAGCATCAAGCTCAGATGCCCTCCGCGAATACGGTCCTCCCAAAGTGGTCGAGGTCTCCCAAGACCTGACCAGCCAGGCCCTTCCAGAGACCGAGACCGAGCAGGCCTTCGTTGCTATTGAGGCTAAGTTTGCTGAAGAGGTCAATGGCGAAGTGAAAGAAGCCGGGGAAGTTACAGCCGTTGAAGAAGCTAAGGAAGCTACTGAAGCTGCTGTAGATGCTGTTGAAG taacCGCAGAAGAAAAAGCCATTGAAGAAGCAGTAACTGAAATTAATGAAGAAAAAACCACGGAAACTGTACAAAATATACCTCAAGGACGTGCTATTGATGTTCAAGCCATTGAAGAAACAGTAGAAATCCAAGAAGCGACAACTGAAAAAGTAGAAGCAGCTACTGCTCAGGTTACCGAAGTTAAAACAATTGAAGTAGATAGTAACGTTGAATCTTCACAAGTTGAGCAAGTCAGTCAAGTTCAGGAAGTACAAGAGGTCAGTCCAGCTGAGGTCCGGACAGTTGAAGGAGTGCAAAATGTGGTTGAGGCGCTTACTAATTTGGAAAAGGAAATTAAAGCTCAACAG GTTCAAACCAACGACGAAGCAGTTGATGTGAAATCTGTGCAAGTTTTAGG TTCCGTGGAGCAAGCTACTGAAGGTTTCCTGGAATACGGACCCCCTGGCTTCAGGGAGTACGGACCCCCTCAAGCTGAGGATCTCGTCAGGACTGAAGGCCTTGTGCAG GAACAGACCGAAGAGGAGCAGAAAATTGAGAGCAACGAGACAAGGAGGCGAAGATTCTCTCCTAAattaag atTCCGAATAAACGGTAACTAG